The Vitis riparia cultivar Riparia Gloire de Montpellier isolate 1030 chromosome 10, EGFV_Vit.rip_1.0, whole genome shotgun sequence genome includes a region encoding these proteins:
- the LOC117923108 gene encoding uncharacterized protein LOC117923108: MLILGPGFICGILSNENIEKVMQSVMEKTIKQEFEVKAEDVVNDDAYTGGTYKPGGNGWEEKVLKGISVEEVCKMQFACIDEAETFYNMLAKLTGFSIRKDDLKRDKNGDIISRKWVCSKEGHRATKYFENDNRQCEP, encoded by the exons ATGTTGATTCTTGGACCTGGGTTTATATGTGGCATATTGTcaaatgaaaacattgaaaag GTGATGCAATCGGTGATGGAGAAAACAATCAAGCAGGAGTTTGAAGTGAAAGCGGAGGACGTTGTCAATGACGATGCATATACAGGTGGAACTTACAAGCCGGGTGGAAACGGTTGGGAAGAGAAAGTGTTGAAGGGAATTTCAGTTGAAGAAGTATGCAAAATGCAATTCGCTTGCATAGACGAGGCTGaaacattttacaacatgttagcAAAACTAACCGGATTTAGTATTCGAAAAGATGATTTGAAGCGAGACAAGAATGGAGACATAATATCTCGAAAGTGGGTGTGTTCCAAAGAAGGACATCGAGCGACAAAGTATTTTGAGAATGACAACCGACAGTGTGAGCCATGA